From Tiliqua scincoides isolate rTilSci1 chromosome 2, rTilSci1.hap2, whole genome shotgun sequence, the proteins below share one genomic window:
- the C1S gene encoding complement C1s subcomponent — translation MECLQIWSIILCCFFLACTDAASMYGEILSPNYPQAYPNEALETWEVSVPPGYGIRLYFTHLDIEPSQNCEYDSVKVLTGDHVEGQLCGQKKSRTPGSRILKEFYVPYNTLTVTFQSDFSNEERYTGFAAYYVAVDVDECTEFVEEACSHYCNNYIGGYFCSCPPEYFLHEDQKKCGVNCSGNVFTDLSGEITSPNYPNPYPENSHCDYRVVLEPGYRVVLTIRSQDFDTEPADVEGNCPDVLQFSAGDQQFGPYCGSGYTGPPEIKTKSNILDIVFQTDDAVQGRGWKMRYYGDPMPCPQTVTPNAVLDPTRDHYVFKDFVVVTCIKGYEIVQSQRSFTSFHSSCQSNGQWSDSHLRCVPVDCGTPDPLPNGNIIYPSGSEKTQYQDTVRFTCQETYYTLKGKDTYHCSASGKWINEDGKAELPVCIPVCGVPHTPLTQFGRIFGGMVAEAGNFPWQIYFQDPRGGGALISDRWILTAAHVLEGQSTPVIYAGKHIVGPRALANAKPLEVDAAFIHPRWERTQGFRVNFDNDIALLRLKEPLRMGPTISPICLPGVTSEYTLQEGILGYISGFGRTEKGLPVVKLRAAMIPVANMDKCRSVKPDPPADKYAYEFTENMICAGDGHRDSCGGDSGGAYAIMDPLNETRYYVAGIVSWGPKCGTYGLYTKVANYIDWITETMSRQEDGPED, via the exons ATGGAGTGTTTGCAGATCTG GAGCATCATCCTTTGCTGCTTTTTCCTGGCCTGTactgatgcagcctccatgtaTGGAGAAATCCTCTCTCCCAACTATCCTCAAGCGTATCCCAATGAGGCACTGGAAACTTGGGAAGTGAGCGTACCCCCTGGCTATGGCATCCGACTCTACTTCACCCACCTGGACATAGAGCCCTCTCAAAACTGCGAGTATGACTCCGTGAAG GTACTGACTGGTGATCATGTTGAGGGACAGCTCTGCGGGCAAAAGAAAAGTCGGACTCCAGGCTCTCGAATCCTGAAGGAATTCTACGTCCCCTACAATACCTTGACTGTCACCTTTCAATCTGACTTCTCCAATGAAGAGCGATACACTGGATTTGCTGCCTATTACGTTGCTGTGG ATGTGGATGAATGCACAGAATTTGTGGAGGAGGCCTGCAGCCATTACTGCAATAACTATATTGGGGGTTACTTTTGCTCTTGCCCTCCTGAGTATTTCTTGCATGAAGatcagaagaagtgtggag TGAACTGCAGTGGGAATGTCTTCACTGACCTATCTGGGGAAATCACCAGTCCCAACTACCCCAACCCCTATCCTGAGAACTCACACTGTGATTACCGAGTGGTCCTGGAACCAGGATACCGTGTGGTCCTGACCATCAGGAGTCAGGACTTTGACACAGAGCCCGCTGATGTGGAAGGAAACTGCCCGGATGTCTTACAG TTTTCAGCAGGAGATCAGCAGTTTGGCCCCTACTGTGGCAGTGGATACACTGGACCTCCAGAGATCAAGACTAAAAGCAATATTCTTGACATAGTCTTCCAAACAGACGATGCCGTGCAAGGCAGAGGCTGGAAAATGCGTTACTATGGGGATC caatgcCCTGTCCACAGACTGTTACCCCAAATGCTGTTCTGGATCCCACAAGAGATCACTACGtctttaaggattttgtggtggTGACCTGTATCAAAGGCTATGAGATTGTGCAA tCACAACGGAGCTTCACTTCCTTCCACTCTAGCTGCCAAAGCAATGGCCAGTGGAGTGACTCTCATCTCAGATGTGTTC ctGTAGATTGTGGCACACCTGATCCTCTTCCAAACGGAAATATCATTTACCCATCAGGATCAGAGAAGACTCAGTATCAAGACACTGTCCGTTTTACCTGCCAAGAAACCTATTATACACTGAAGGGCAAAG ACACTTATCATTGTTCAGCCAGTGGGAAATGGATTAATGAAGACGGGAAAGCAGAACTTCCAGTTTGTATCCCAG tCTGTGGTGTTCCCCACACTCCCCTCACTCAGTTTGGGAGGATTTTTGGAGGAATGGTTGCTGAAGCAGGAAACTTCCCTTGGCAAATCTACTTTCAGGATCCACGAGGTGGTGGAGCTCTTATTTCTGATCGTTGGATACTTACTGCAGCTCATGTGCTGGAAGGACAGTCGACCCCTGTGATCTACGCTGGGAAGCACATAGTTGGCCCAAGAGCCTTGGCGAATGCCAAACCACTGGAAGTGGATGCTGCATTCATTCACCCTCGCTGGGAGAGAACACAGGGTTTCCGTGTAAACTTTGATAATGACATTGCTCTGTTGAGGCTGAAAGAACCTCTGAGGATGGGTCCTACCATCTCACCCATCTGCTTACCTGGTGTGACCTCAGAATATACTTTGCAGGAGGGTATTCTGGGCTACATCTCTGGTTTTGGCAGGACAGAAAAAGGATTACCAGTAGTAAAACTCAGGGCAGCCATGATTCCTGTGGCAAATATGGACAAGTGTAGAAGTGTGAAGCCAGATCCCCCTGCTGATAAGTATGCTTATGAGTTCACAGAAAATATGATTTGTGCTGGGGATGGCCACAGAGACAGCTGCGGTGGGGACAGTGGTGGGGCTTATGCCATCATGGATCCTCTCAATGAGACACGCTACTATGTCGCTGGCATAGTGTCTTGGGGACCAAAATGTGGCACTTACGGTCTTTACACAAAGGTGGCAAACTATATTGATTGGATCACAGAAACCATGAGCCGGCAAGAAGATGGTCCAGAAGACTAG